The following is a genomic window from Bacillota bacterium.
CATCAAGTTCTATCTGGACCAGAAAGGGCTGGACTACACCGAGGAAGACGCTGCTGCGATCCTCGAGAGAGTCAAGGCGGCGGGCCGCGAGAAGCGTAGAGTTCTCACGGACGAGGAGATAGACTCCATCATCGGCGAAGTGCTCGGCAAGAAACCTTGAAGGCTGGGCCAGGAGGCCAATACGAGGTGAGGCTACGTGGGCTTTCCCAGTTCCGAGGATTCTGAGAAGAATGGGAATGCCGCAGGTCAGGCGCTTCTAGTGTTGGACGACCGCGACAATGTGGCCACGCTCCTACGACCCGGCAGGAGGGGTGAGGAACTCGCGCTTGCCTCCGGGGATACGCTTCGACTTGTTGAGGACATACCCTCCGGACACAAGGTGGCCATTCGTCCCATCGGCAAAGGCGAATTCGTGGTCAAGTACGGAACCGCTATAGGCCGGGCGACGTGCGACATCGAGGTTGGAACTCACGTCCATGTTCACAACGTCCAAAGTCTCAGAGGCAAGGCCAAGGGGGCGAGTCGAGGCCAGTGAGAACCTTCTTAGGATATGAAAGGCCTGATGGGCGTGCGGGCACAAGAAACCACGTGTTGGTCCTGCCCACAGTCGTATGTGCCAGTGCTGTCGCTGAGGAGATAGCAAGGTGTGTGCCAGGAGTTGTGGCCGTGACGCATCCATATGGGTGCACGCTCGATCCTGCGTCTAACCAAGAGATGACCTGCGTTCTGGCAGGGACCGCGTCGAATCCGAACGTTTTCGGGGTCCTGTTGGTCGCGCTTGGGTGCGAAACCGTATCCGTCCACGAGGTAGCCACCGAAGTCGCAAAGTCCGGGAAGCCGGTTGAGGTGGTATCGATTCAAGATGAAGGAGACACCCTCGCTGCGACGGAAAAGGGGCTGGCAATCGCCGAGCGTCTCGTCAGAGAGAGCAAGTCGGCGTCGCGTGTGGACGTGCCGGTATCCAAGCTAGTGGTAGCCTTGGAATGCGGAGCTTCGGACGCATTCTCGGGCCTCACTGCGAATCCCGCAGTGGGACGAGCTAGCGACATTCTGGTGGGGCTGGGCGCTACGGTGATACTCTCCGAGGTCACGGAGTTTCTAGGCGCGGAACACATTCTTGCGGACCAGGCAGCAGACGAGGAGGTCCGGAGACGTATCATGGCCGTCGTGGCCAAGACTGAGGAGGAACTCTCCCGGATCGGACCTTTCGGCGAGTTGGGCGACATCACACCAGGCAATATCGCAGGCGGCCTCACCACTATAGAAGAGAAGTCCCTCGGATGCATCAGAAAGGGCGGGATCACCCCCATACGCGAGGTGGTCGAGTATGCACAGCGTCCGTCGAAGTCAGGGCTCGTGATAATGGACACCCCGGGTCACGACATCGAGTCCATGACCGCGATGATGGCCGGCGGCGCTCAGATAGGGATCTTCACCACCGGACGCGGGACACCTACTGGATCGGCGATAGCACCTGTGGTGAAGGTGGTGAGCAACACCCCGACTTATCTCCGAATGAGGCGAAACATCGACATCAATGCGGGCGGCATAGCCGACGGTGCCGAGTCCCTTGACTCGGTTGCGCAGAGAATCGTTGACTTCCTCTTGGACGTTGCTTCTGGTGCCACGACTGCTTCCGAGAGAAATGGGCACAGGGAATTCGCTATGAGACGCCGAGGCACCTATTGTACCGTGTACTGATTGCTGCACTGATCGGAGCGACATTGATCGTTGAGAGGGTCAGTTTCCGGAGGAGGGCTGGCGCGTGAAGCGCAGAGATGGCTTTCGCATTCTGGTAATCAATCCTGGGTCTACGTCAACGAAAGTTGCTGTGTACTTGGACGAAACGCCGATGTTTTCGGAATCCTATTCTCATTCCGCCCAAGAGCTCTCCAGGTTTGAGCGGATCCTCGACCAATTGGACTGGAGGCGCGGGTTTGTCTATAAAGCTCTCGATGACCACGGATTCGACCTTGGGAGCGTCTCGGCGGTAGCGTGCCGGGGCGGTAGGTTGAAACCTCTGGCCAGCGGGACCTATCTTGTGAACGACCGCATGCTGAGCGATTCCAGACGGGGACTCCAAGGGGAGCATGCGTCCAACCTCGCTTGCATAATCGGGGACGAGATCGCGAGGCGCGTTGGCGTTCCTGCAT
Proteins encoded in this region:
- a CDS encoding UxaA family hydrolase, translating into MGFPSSEDSEKNGNAAGQALLVLDDRDNVATLLRPGRRGEELALASGDTLRLVEDIPSGHKVAIRPIGKGEFVVKYGTAIGRATCDIEVGTHVHVHNVQSLRGKAKGASRGQ
- a CDS encoding UxaA family hydrolase — encoded protein: MRTFLGYERPDGRAGTRNHVLVLPTVVCASAVAEEIARCVPGVVAVTHPYGCTLDPASNQEMTCVLAGTASNPNVFGVLLVALGCETVSVHEVATEVAKSGKPVEVVSIQDEGDTLAATEKGLAIAERLVRESKSASRVDVPVSKLVVALECGASDAFSGLTANPAVGRASDILVGLGATVILSEVTEFLGAEHILADQAADEEVRRRIMAVVAKTEEELSRIGPFGELGDITPGNIAGGLTTIEEKSLGCIRKGGITPIREVVEYAQRPSKSGLVIMDTPGHDIESMTAMMAGGAQIGIFTTGRGTPTGSAIAPVVKVVSNTPTYLRMRRNIDINAGGIADGAESLDSVAQRIVDFLLDVASGATTASERNGHREFAMRRRGTYCTVY